One window of Pseudacidobacterium ailaaui genomic DNA carries:
- a CDS encoding TonB-dependent receptor produces MVLLFFCSLTKAQVFSGSIVNPEDQPVSDAVVTDMQGTALAVTGKQGGFSFSLGPQSQVRVQVKAPGYETETVSIRAGSVAKIVLMRQIEQIVVTAYRTPMETLDSPASERVLDQQQLREGAAPGLAGKLRQVPGLELFRRSSELVANPTSQGISLRGLGSTAASRTLVLSNDVPLNDPYGGWIHWEELPEIAVHSVEVVRGGASDLYGSSAIGGVMDVVTERPRQDMFSLSTSYGSEGTADHGALASAKRGPWAALVAAGMIGTDGYILVAPALRGPIDRPSNVHVQNGLIEIERTVADNGTVFLRGSGMNEARDNGTPLQKNGTRLWRYSAGADTQRWTLRFYGSTEHYRQTFSSVHPDRMSETLTRYAEDPADELGASLRWRQPAGSSAILMAGADTHDVRASDNELTFASRSFQSTTARQRQTGLYGEALATPANWTLSASARVDHFSNFDAMQWTSSGGASLPSFDETVLNPRLGISWRITPGLALHALAFRAYRAPTENELYRTGQVGQQTTLPNPNLRSERATGWEAGLQTNLQHWNSMLRVSYFWTQVNRPITALTLQVTSVSALLRRENLGQIESRGVSVDYELHPLHWASLTGGYQYADATVTRFDQQPQLIGKWIPQVARNMATAQLRLTSIHLGVLSFQGRISGRQFDDDANRYLLHGYFRFDMYASHEFGHHMAVFAAGENLLDRSIEVGKTPVLTLAAPRTARAGLLLRFGE; encoded by the coding sequence ATGGTCCTGCTGTTCTTTTGCAGTCTGACGAAAGCGCAGGTATTTTCAGGGAGCATTGTGAATCCTGAGGACCAGCCTGTCAGTGATGCAGTAGTCACAGACATGCAAGGGACTGCGCTGGCCGTGACCGGCAAGCAGGGAGGGTTTTCCTTTTCTCTGGGTCCACAATCCCAGGTGCGGGTGCAGGTAAAAGCTCCGGGCTACGAGACGGAGACAGTCTCAATCAGAGCAGGGTCTGTGGCAAAGATTGTTCTCATGCGGCAAATCGAGCAGATTGTGGTGACGGCCTATCGGACGCCGATGGAAACACTGGACAGCCCGGCAAGCGAGCGCGTCCTTGACCAGCAGCAACTGAGGGAAGGAGCTGCACCAGGACTTGCAGGCAAGCTGCGGCAGGTACCTGGCCTGGAATTGTTTCGCAGATCGAGCGAACTGGTGGCCAATCCCACATCGCAGGGCATCTCCCTGCGCGGGCTGGGTTCAACGGCGGCAAGCCGCACTCTTGTTCTTTCCAATGATGTGCCACTGAATGATCCTTATGGCGGATGGATCCATTGGGAGGAACTTCCGGAGATCGCAGTCCATTCGGTGGAGGTGGTCCGTGGCGGCGCCTCGGACTTATATGGCTCCAGCGCAATCGGTGGTGTCATGGATGTAGTCACGGAGCGACCCAGACAAGACATGTTCTCGCTCAGCACAAGCTATGGTTCAGAAGGGACTGCCGACCATGGCGCGTTGGCATCGGCAAAACGAGGGCCCTGGGCCGCATTGGTGGCCGCAGGAATGATCGGCACGGATGGCTACATTTTGGTAGCTCCGGCCCTGCGCGGTCCTATAGATCGGCCCTCCAATGTACATGTGCAGAACGGGCTGATAGAGATCGAACGGACGGTAGCTGACAATGGTACTGTTTTTTTGCGTGGGAGCGGAATGAATGAGGCCCGTGACAATGGAACTCCTCTGCAAAAGAATGGGACACGTTTGTGGCGATATTCGGCCGGTGCGGATACGCAGCGGTGGACACTGCGCTTTTATGGAAGCACGGAACATTATCGTCAGACATTTTCCTCCGTCCATCCAGACCGGATGTCGGAGACCCTGACTCGTTATGCAGAAGATCCTGCAGATGAGCTGGGTGCTTCACTCCGTTGGAGGCAACCGGCAGGGTCTTCAGCCATATTGATGGCTGGTGCCGATACTCATGATGTTCGGGCGTCTGACAATGAGCTGACTTTTGCATCCAGGAGTTTTCAAAGTACAACGGCAAGACAGCGCCAGACGGGTTTGTACGGAGAAGCACTGGCCACTCCGGCAAACTGGACGTTGAGTGCTTCCGCGCGCGTTGACCACTTCTCGAATTTCGATGCCATGCAATGGACATCGTCCGGCGGGGCCTCTCTGCCGTCGTTTGACGAGACGGTTTTGAATCCGCGTCTGGGAATTTCGTGGCGAATCACGCCGGGTCTTGCTCTGCACGCTTTGGCATTCCGCGCTTACCGTGCTCCTACTGAAAATGAGCTCTACCGCACAGGACAGGTCGGCCAGCAGACCACGCTTCCGAATCCCAACCTGCGCTCTGAGCGGGCCACGGGGTGGGAGGCCGGATTGCAGACGAACCTGCAACACTGGAACTCCATGCTTCGTGTCAGCTATTTCTGGACCCAGGTCAACCGCCCAATTACGGCGCTTACGCTTCAGGTAACATCTGTATCAGCACTGCTGCGTCGGGAAAATCTGGGTCAGATTGAAAGCCGCGGCGTTTCTGTAGATTATGAGCTGCACCCTCTCCATTGGGCTTCTCTGACTGGTGGATACCAATATGCAGATGCAACGGTGACCCGCTTTGACCAGCAGCCCCAGCTGATTGGCAAATGGATCCCGCAGGTTGCGCGCAATATGGCGACAGCACAGCTGCGATTGACCAGCATCCATCTTGGCGTTTTGAGCTTTCAGGGCCGCATCAGCGGCCGCCAGTTTGATGATGACGCGAACCGCTATCTGCTGCACGGCTACTTCAGGTTTGATATGTATGCGTCTCACGAATTCGGGCATCACATGGCGGTGTTTGCAGCAGGGGAAAACCTACTGGACCGTTCGATTGAGGTGGGCAAAACGCCAGTGCTCACGCTGGCTGCTCCACGAACAGCACGGGCAGGTCTGCTGCTAAGGTTCGGAGAATAG
- the folK gene encoding 2-amino-4-hydroxy-6-hydroxymethyldihydropteridine diphosphokinase, with translation MKAYIGIGSNLPSQAGLPAETIEAAIVALSQLGTVVARSSLYETEPVGYQDQPLFMNAVAALESELSPEELLENLLSLERRFGRDRNAGIPKGPRTLDLDLLLAGDWILKTPMLTLPHPALEKRRFVLVPLAEIAPELRHPILKKTIRELLQELPEEEGVRLLGR, from the coding sequence ATGAAGGCATATATCGGGATCGGTTCGAATCTGCCATCACAGGCAGGCCTTCCAGCAGAGACGATCGAGGCTGCGATTGTTGCGTTGAGTCAACTAGGCACGGTCGTAGCGCGGTCTTCTTTGTATGAGACGGAACCTGTGGGTTATCAGGACCAGCCTTTATTTATGAATGCTGTGGCTGCGCTGGAAAGCGAGCTTTCACCGGAAGAACTGCTTGAAAATCTGCTGTCTCTTGAACGACGGTTCGGGCGTGACCGCAATGCCGGCATCCCAAAAGGCCCGCGCACGCTGGACTTAGACCTGTTGCTGGCAGGAGATTGGATCCTGAAGACACCCATGCTTACGTTGCCGCATCCTGCACTGGAGAAACGCAGGTTTGTCCTGGTTCCACTGGCAGAAATTGCCCCGGAACTGCGGCACCCGATTTTGAAGAAAACCATACGAGAGCTCTTGCAGGAATTGCCGGAAGAAGAAGGGGTACGGCTGCTGGGCCGTTGA